From Burkholderia pseudomultivorans, the proteins below share one genomic window:
- the hutC gene encoding histidine utilization repressor, with the protein MTTPIYQEIKDFILARIHAGEWAEGDQVPSENELAREFNVARMTVNRALRELTAEQVLTRTRGSGTYVASPKYESTLVAIRSISDEVAARGHGYRAQVLEVGAAIADAKLADELRLDTGSPIFHSRVLHFENDTPVQLEERWVNPACAPEYALQDFTTTTPNQYLTRVAPLQRVEYRIEAAMPDTETRRLLTMDEREPCLMLHRRTWSQGMVASVANLWHPGSRYRFTGHF; encoded by the coding sequence ATGACCACACCGATCTATCAGGAAATCAAGGACTTCATCCTCGCGCGCATTCATGCCGGCGAATGGGCGGAAGGCGACCAGGTGCCGTCGGAAAACGAACTCGCGCGCGAATTCAACGTCGCGCGCATGACCGTCAACCGCGCGCTGCGCGAACTGACGGCCGAACAGGTGCTCACGCGCACGCGCGGCTCGGGCACCTACGTCGCGTCGCCGAAATACGAATCGACGCTGGTCGCGATCCGCAGCATCTCCGATGAAGTCGCGGCGCGCGGCCACGGTTATCGCGCGCAGGTGCTCGAAGTCGGCGCGGCGATCGCCGACGCGAAACTGGCCGACGAGCTGCGGCTCGATACCGGCAGCCCGATCTTCCATTCACGCGTGCTGCATTTCGAGAACGACACGCCCGTGCAGCTCGAGGAACGCTGGGTCAATCCGGCCTGCGCGCCCGAATATGCGCTGCAGGATTTCACGACGACGACACCGAACCAGTACCTGACGCGCGTCGCGCCGCTGCAGCGCGTCGAATACCGGATCGAGGCCGCGATGCCCGATACGGAAACGCGCCGCCTGCTGACGATGGACGAGCGCGAGCCGTGCCTGATGCTGCATCGACGCACGTGGTCGCAGGGCATGGTCGCGTCGGTGGCGAACCTGTGG